The Bacteroidota bacterium genome contains a region encoding:
- a CDS encoding four helix bundle protein, translating into MLRLEELEVYQMAMDIGEDVWKFVDTWEYFAKRTIGGQLVESADSIAANISEGFGRYHYKENRQFCYYARGSLMETKTWLMEAKGRNFISEKRYDDLIEKLKTLHLKLNSYIKSIGRSNPGQ; encoded by the coding sequence ATGCTGAGACTCGAAGAGCTGGAGGTGTATCAAATGGCGATGGATATTGGTGAAGACGTGTGGAAGTTCGTTGATACGTGGGAGTACTTCGCGAAGCGAACTATCGGCGGTCAGCTTGTTGAATCGGCAGATTCGATCGCCGCAAATATCTCGGAAGGATTTGGCCGCTATCACTACAAAGAGAATCGGCAGTTCTGCTACTACGCTCGGGGATCGTTGATGGAAACGAAAACGTGGCTCATGGAGGCGAAGGGTAGAAACTTCATCTCGGAAAAACGCTATGACGATCTGATTGAGAAGTTGAAAACCCTTCATCTCAAATTGAACTCGTACATCAAATCAATCGGCAGAAGCAACCCGGGTCAATGA